In the Victivallis sp. Marseille-Q1083 genome, one interval contains:
- a CDS encoding ABC transporter ATP-binding protein gives MTVFSQIKAFIRYYLPHRRLFYWDLASVISQAVLTVLIPYVTYLIFDTYLPGAELGPLLAAVALLLFLTILTTIGEYVALRWGHYLGARMEADMRSDLFSHLQKLSFSYFDRTKTGHIMSRISNDLTQLAEVAHHAPEDLLIAVITLAGAFGVMFYLNWLLAGITLLPLPLIVFWGAIHQRRMHAGFRDVRVKVAEINSQVENSIQGIREVKSYTNEPLEIDRFLRVNRDYRTAKESVYNVMASFHAGITFLIQSYSLLFIAAGAIMVYFGRANLAQVIAFSMYSRYVTMPIFRMVNFTEQFQQGLTAFERFQDILNEQPDIKDRPGAVAPASITGRIRFEQVFFRYPEQDEHQDWVLNNVNLDIPAGHTVALVGESGAGKTTLAALIPRFYEVSGGKLLIDDWEVAQLQQKALRANIGIVQQTPFLFDTTIRENILFGKPGASDAELIEAARLANILDFIETLPDRFDTAVGEHGVKLSGGQRQRISLARVFLKNPPILIFDEATSALDNQSEALVQEAMGRLCRGRTTIIIAHRLSTVRNADFIYCLRDGKIVEAGTHQQLLALEGYYQMLYSMHSF, from the coding sequence ATGACGGTATTCAGCCAGATCAAAGCGTTCATCCGCTATTATCTCCCGCACCGGCGACTGTTCTACTGGGACTTGGCTTCGGTGATCAGCCAGGCGGTGCTGACCGTGCTGATTCCGTACGTCACCTACCTGATTTTCGACACCTATCTGCCGGGCGCCGAACTGGGACCGCTGCTGGCGGCGGTCGCGCTTCTGCTGTTCCTGACCATTCTGACCACCATCGGCGAATACGTCGCACTGCGCTGGGGACACTACCTCGGCGCCCGGATGGAGGCGGACATGCGCAGCGACCTCTTCTCTCATCTGCAGAAGCTGTCGTTCAGCTATTTCGACCGGACCAAGACCGGCCATATCATGTCGCGGATTTCCAATGATCTGACCCAGTTGGCCGAAGTCGCCCACCACGCGCCGGAGGACCTGCTGATCGCCGTCATCACGCTGGCCGGCGCTTTCGGCGTCATGTTCTACCTCAACTGGCTGCTGGCCGGCATCACGCTGCTGCCGCTGCCGCTGATCGTTTTCTGGGGAGCCATCCACCAGCGGCGCATGCACGCCGGTTTCCGCGACGTCCGGGTCAAGGTAGCCGAAATCAACAGCCAGGTGGAAAACTCCATCCAGGGGATCCGGGAAGTCAAGTCCTATACCAACGAACCGCTGGAAATCGACCGCTTCCTCCGGGTGAACCGCGACTACCGCACCGCCAAGGAAAGCGTCTACAACGTCATGGCTTCCTTCCATGCCGGCATCACCTTCCTGATCCAGAGTTATTCGCTGCTGTTCATCGCCGCCGGCGCGATCATGGTCTATTTCGGACGGGCCAACCTGGCGCAGGTCATCGCCTTTTCGATGTATTCGCGTTATGTGACGATGCCGATCTTCCGGATGGTCAACTTCACCGAGCAGTTCCAGCAGGGGCTGACCGCGTTCGAACGCTTCCAGGACATCCTGAACGAACAGCCGGACATCAAGGACCGGCCCGGCGCCGTCGCGCCGGCCTCGATCACCGGCCGCATCCGCTTCGAACAGGTGTTCTTCCGTTATCCGGAACAGGATGAGCACCAGGATTGGGTGCTCAATAACGTCAACCTCGATATCCCGGCCGGTCACACCGTCGCGCTGGTCGGCGAGTCCGGCGCCGGCAAAACCACGCTGGCCGCGCTGATCCCCCGCTTCTATGAAGTTTCCGGCGGCAAACTGTTGATCGATGACTGGGAGGTGGCCCAATTGCAGCAGAAGGCGTTGCGCGCCAACATCGGCATCGTTCAACAGACGCCGTTCCTGTTCGACACCACCATCCGCGAAAACATCCTGTTCGGCAAACCGGGCGCCAGCGACGCGGAGCTCATCGAAGCGGCCCGGCTCGCCAACATCCTCGACTTCATCGAAACGCTGCCGGACCGCTTCGACACCGCCGTCGGCGAACACGGCGTCAAACTTTCCGGCGGTCAGCGGCAGCGCATTTCGCTGGCGCGGGTATTCCTCAAAAATCCGCCGATCCTGATTTTCGACGAGGCGACCAGCGCACTGGACAACCAGTCCGAAGCGCTGGTGCAGGAGGCGATGGGACGGTTATGCCGGGGGCGGACCACCATCATCATCGCACACCGGCTGTCGACGGTGCGCAACGCCGACTTCATTTACTGCCTGCGCGACGGCAAAATCGTCGAAGCCGGCACCCACCAGCAATTGCTGGCGCTGGAAGGCTATTACCAAATGTTGTATTCCATGCACTCATTTTAA